One part of the Phacochoerus africanus isolate WHEZ1 chromosome 7, ROS_Pafr_v1, whole genome shotgun sequence genome encodes these proteins:
- the PAN2 gene encoding PAN2-PAN3 deadenylation complex catalytic subunit PAN2 isoform X1 — protein sequence MNFESLDPGLAEYTPSMHSALDPVLDAHLNPSLLQNVELDPEGVALEALPVQESVHIMEGVYSELHSVVAEVGVPVSVSHFDLHEEMLWVGSHGGHATSFFGPALERYSSFQVNGSDDIRQIQSLENGILFLTKNNLKYMARGGLIIFDYLLDESEDMHSLLLTESSTLLVGGLQNHILEIDLNTVQETQKYAVETPGVTIMRQTNRFFFCGHTSGKVSLRDLRTFKVEHVFDAFSGSLSDFDVHGNLLAACGFSSRLTGLACDRFLKVYDLRMMRAITPLQVHVDPAFLRFIPTYTSRLAIISQSGQCQFCEPTGLANPADIFHVNPVGPLLMTFDVSASKQALAFGDSEGCVHLWTDSPEPSFNPYSRETEFALPCLVDSLPPLDWSQDLLPLSLIPVPLTTDTLLSDWPAANSAPAPRRAPPVDAEILRTMKKVGFIGYAPNPRTRLRNQIPYRLKESDSEFDSFSQVTESPIGREEEPHLHMVSKKYRKVTIKYSKLGLEDFDFKHYNKTLFAGLEPHIPNAYCNCMIQVLYFLEPVRCVIQNHLCQKEFCLACELGFLFHMLDLSRGDPCQGSNFLRAFRTIPEASALGLILADSDEASGKGNLARLIQRWNRFILTQLHQDLQELEVPQAYRGAGGSSFCSSGDSVIGQLFSCEMENCSLCRCGSETVRASSTLLFTLSYPEGSNSDKTGKNCDFAQVLKRSICLEQNTQAWCDNCEKYQPTIQTRNIRHLPDILVINCEVNSLKEADFWRMQAEVAFKMAIKKHGGEISKNKEFALADWNELGSPEGMRMCPSIEELKNVWLPFSIRMKMTKNKGLDVCNWTDGDEMQWGPARAEEEHGVYVYDLMATVVHILDSRTGGSLVAHIKVGETYHQRKEGVTHQQWYLFNDFLIEPIDKHEAVQFDMNWKVPAILYYIKRNLNSKYNLNIKNPIEANVLLAEASLARKQRKTHTTFIPLMLNEMPQVGDLVGLDAEFVTLNEEEAELRSDGTKSTIKPSQMSVARITCVRGQGPNEGIPFIDDYISTQEQVVDYLTQYSGIKPGDLDAKISSKHLTTLKSTYLKLRFLIDIGVKFVGHGLQKDFRVINLMVPKDQVLDTVYLFHMPRKRMISLRFLAWYFLDLKIQGETHDSIEDARTALQLYRKYLELSKNGTEPESFHKVLKGLYEKGRKMDWKVPEPEGQTSPKNAAVFSSVLAL from the exons atgaaCTTCGAGAGTCTGgaccctggcctggcagagtaTACCCCGTCCATGCATTCCGCCCTGGATCCTGTCCTGGATGCCCACCTGAACCCAAGTCTGCTGCAGAATGTGGAGCTAGACCCAGAGGGAGTGGCTTTAGAGGCTCTTCCAGTCCAGGAGTCAGTGCACATAATGGAAGGTGTCTACTCTGAGTTGCACAGTGTGGTGGCTGAAGTGGGCGTGCCTGTCTCCGTCTCCCACTTTGACTTGCACGAGGAGATGCTGTGGGTGGGAAGCCATGGG GGCCATGCTACATCATTTTTTGGTCCAGCTTTGGAGCGCTACTCCTCCTTTCAGGTCAATGGCAGTGATGACATTCGGCAGATCCAGAGCCTGGAGAATGGCATCCTTTTTCTGACCAAAAACAATCTCAAGTATATGGCCCGTGGGGGCCTCATTATATTTGATTACCT gttgGATGAGAGTGAGGATATGCACAGCCTCCTACTGACTGAAAGCAGCACTCTGCTTGTTGGTGGGCTGCAGAACCACATATTGGAGATTGACCTTAACACTGTCCAGGAGACTCAGAAG tATGCAGTTGAGACACCTGGAGTCACTATCATGAGACAGACAAATCGCTTCTTCTTCTGTGGCCACACATCTGGCAAG GTTTCCCTGCGAGACCTCCGCACTTTCAAGGTGGAGCATGTGTTTGATGCCTTCTCAGGAAGTCTGTCGGATTTTGATGTGCATGGCAACCTGTTAGCCGCCTGTGGCTTCTCCAGCCGCCTCACTGGCCTGGCCTGTGACCGTTTCCTCAAGGTGTATGATCTTCGAATGATGCGTGCCATCACACCACTTCAAGTACACGTGGATCCTGCCTTCTTACGCTTTATCCCTACGTATACTTCTCGTCTTGCTATTATCTCCCAGTCAG GGCAATGCCAGTTTTGTGAGCCCACAGGCCTGGCCAACCCAGCAGACATCTTTCATGTGAATCCTGTGGGGCCTCTGCTAATGACGTTTGATGTGTCAGCCAGCAAGCAGGCCCTCGCTTTTGGGGATTCTGAGGGCTGTGTGCACCTCTGGACTGATTCCCCTGAGCCTTCTTTCAACCCCTACTCCCGTGAGACCGAATTTGCTTTGCCCTGTCTTGTGGACTCACTGCCTCCTCTGGACTGGAGCCAGGACCTGCTGCCTCTTTCCCTCATCCCTGTCCCGCTCACCACTGACACGCTTCTCTCTGATTGGCCTGCCGCCAACTCCGCTCCAGCTCCCAG GCGAGCACCCCCTGTGGATGCAGAGATTCTGCGCACCATGAAGAAGGTGGGCTTCATTGGCTATGCGCCCAACCCTCGCACAAGGCTACGCAATCAG ATTCCTTACCGACTCAAGGAGTCTGACAGTGAATTTGACAGCTTCAGCCAGGTCACTGAGTCACCGATAGGGCGAGAAGAGGAGCCACATCTCCACATGGTCTCTAAGAAATACCGCAAG GTGACCATCAAATACTCCAAGCTAGGGCTGGAGGACTTTGACTTCAAACACTACAATAAGACGCTGTTTGCCGGATTAGAGCCCCACATCCCCAATGCCTACTGTAACTGCATGATCCAG GTGCTCTATTTCTTGGAGCCTGTTCGCTGTGTAATCCAGAACCACCTTTGCCAGAAGGAGTTCTGCCTGGCATGTGAGCTGGGCTTCCTCTTTCACATGTTGGACCTCTCCCGAGGTGACCCTTGTCAG GGCAGTAATTTTCTCCGGGCGTTCCGCACCATTCCTGAGGCTTCAGCCCTTGGTCTGATTTTGGCTGACTCGGATGAGGCTTCAGGCAAGGGCAACCTGGCCAGGCTCATTCAGAGGTGGAATCGCTTCATTCTCACTCAGCTGCATCAAGATTTGCAGGAGCTGGAAGTACCCCAGGCTTATCGAGGTGCTGGAGGCAG CAGCTTTTGCTCATCGGGGGACTCTGTCATTGGGCAGCTGTTCAGCTGTGAGATGGAAAACTGCAGCCTCTGCCGCTGTGGCAGTGAGACCGTGCGAGCCTCATCCACCCTGCTCTTCACGCTCTCCTACCCTGAGGGTAGCAACAGTG ATAAAACCGGGAAGAACTGTGACTTTGCTCAGGTGCTGAAGCGAAGCATCTGTCTGGAGCAGAATACACAGGCCTGGTGTGACAACTGTGAAAAGTACCAGCCCACG attCAGACCCGCAACATCCGCCACCTGCCAGATATTCTTGTCATCAATTGTGAGGTGAACAGCTTAAAAGAAGCTGATTTCTGGAGAATGCAGGCTGAG GTTGCCTTCAAGATGGCAATAAAGAAGCATGGCGGGGAAATCTCCAAGAACAAGGAGTTTGCTTTGGCTGATTG GAATGAACTAGGGAGTCCAGAGGGCATGCGGATGTGTCCCTCCATTGAGGAGCTGAAGAATGTCTGGCTTCCTTTCTCCATTCGAATGAAGATGACCAAGAACAAAGGGCTGGATGTTTGCAATTGGACTGATGGGGATGAGATGCAG TGGGGCCCAGccagggcagaggaggagcaTGGTGTCTATGTGTATGACCTGATGGCTACTGTGGTACACATCCTGGACTCACGCACAGGGGGCAGCCTGGTGGCTCACATCAAAGTTGGAGAGACCTACCACCAGCGCAAGGAG GGCGTTACCCACCAGCAGTGGTATCTCTTCAATGACTTTCTCATTGAACCTATTGATAAG catGAAGCTGTGCAGTTTGACATGAATTGGAAAGTGCCTGCTATCCTTTATTACATCAAAAGGAATCTTAATTCCAAATACAACCTGAACA TCAAGAACCCTATTGAGGCAAACGTTCTGCTGGCTGAAGCCTCACTAGCACGGAAGCAGCGGAAAACACATACTACCTTTATTCCATTGATGCTTAATGAGATGCCACAGGTTGGGGACCTGGTGGGCCTGGATGCTGAGTTTGTCACCCTTAATGAG GAGGAAGCGGAGCTGCGCAGCGATGGCACCAAGTCAACCATCAAGCCAAGCCAGATGTCAGTAGCAAGGATTACGTGTGTTAGGGGCCAGGGGCCCAATGAGGGTATCCCCTTCATTGATGACTACATCTCTACCCAGGAGCAG GTGGTGGATTACTTGACTCAGTACTCGGGGATAAAGCCAGGAGACCTGGATGCCAAGATTTCCTCTAAGCACCTCACAACTCTAAAGTCTACTTACTTAAAGCTTCGTTTTCTCATAGACATTGGCGTCAAGTTTGTGGGTCATGGTCTGCAGAAGGACTTCCGTGtcatcaacctcatg GTGCCCAAGGACCAGGTCCTTGACACTGTTTATCTATTTCACATGCCCCGAAAACGAATGATTTCCCTGCGATTCCTTGCTTGGTACTTTCTAG ATCTGAAGATTCAAGGGGAGACCCATGACAGTATTGAGGATGCCCGCACAGCCCTTCAGCTTTACCGAAAATATCTGGAGCTAAGCAAAAATGGCACTGAGCCTGAGTCCTTCCACAAAGTGCTGAAGGGCCTTTATGAGAAAGGCCGAAAGATGGACTGGAAGGTGCCTGAGCCTGAGGGCCAGACAAGTCCCAAGA ATGCAGCTGTCTTCTCTTCAGTGCTGGCGCTCTGA
- the PAN2 gene encoding PAN2-PAN3 deadenylation complex catalytic subunit PAN2 isoform X2, whose product MNFESLDPGLAEYTPSMHSALDPVLDAHLNPSLLQNVELDPEGVALEALPVQESVHIMEGVYSELHSVVAEVGVPVSVSHFDLHEEMLWVGSHGGHATSFFGPALERYSSFQVNGSDDIRQIQSLENGILFLTKNNLKYMARGGLIIFDYLLDESEDMHSLLLTESSTLLVGGLQNHILEIDLNTVQETQKYAVETPGVTIMRQTNRFFFCGHTSGKVSLRDLRTFKVEHVFDAFSGSLSDFDVHGNLLAACGFSSRLTGLACDRFLKVYDLRMMRAITPLQVHVDPAFLRFIPTYTSRLAIISQSGQCQFCEPTGLANPADIFHVNPVGPLLMTFDVSASKQALAFGDSEGCVHLWTDSPEPSFNPYSRETEFALPCLVDSLPPLDWSQDLLPLSLIPVPLTTDTLLSDWPAANSAPAPRRAPPVDAEILRTMKKVGFIGYAPNPRTRLRNQIPYRLKESDSEFDSFSQVTESPIGREEEPHLHMVSKKYRKVTIKYSKLGLEDFDFKHYNKTLFAGLEPHIPNAYCNCMIQVLYFLEPVRCVIQNHLCQKEFCLACELGFLFHMLDLSRGDPCQGSNFLRAFRTIPEASALGLILADSDEASGKGNLARLIQRWNRFILTQLHQDLQELEVPQAYRGAGGSFCSSGDSVIGQLFSCEMENCSLCRCGSETVRASSTLLFTLSYPEGSNSDKTGKNCDFAQVLKRSICLEQNTQAWCDNCEKYQPTIQTRNIRHLPDILVINCEVNSLKEADFWRMQAEVAFKMAIKKHGGEISKNKEFALADWNELGSPEGMRMCPSIEELKNVWLPFSIRMKMTKNKGLDVCNWTDGDEMQWGPARAEEEHGVYVYDLMATVVHILDSRTGGSLVAHIKVGETYHQRKEGVTHQQWYLFNDFLIEPIDKHEAVQFDMNWKVPAILYYIKRNLNSKYNLNIKNPIEANVLLAEASLARKQRKTHTTFIPLMLNEMPQVGDLVGLDAEFVTLNEEEAELRSDGTKSTIKPSQMSVARITCVRGQGPNEGIPFIDDYISTQEQVVDYLTQYSGIKPGDLDAKISSKHLTTLKSTYLKLRFLIDIGVKFVGHGLQKDFRVINLMVPKDQVLDTVYLFHMPRKRMISLRFLAWYFLDLKIQGETHDSIEDARTALQLYRKYLELSKNGTEPESFHKVLKGLYEKGRKMDWKVPEPEGQTSPKNAAVFSSVLAL is encoded by the exons atgaaCTTCGAGAGTCTGgaccctggcctggcagagtaTACCCCGTCCATGCATTCCGCCCTGGATCCTGTCCTGGATGCCCACCTGAACCCAAGTCTGCTGCAGAATGTGGAGCTAGACCCAGAGGGAGTGGCTTTAGAGGCTCTTCCAGTCCAGGAGTCAGTGCACATAATGGAAGGTGTCTACTCTGAGTTGCACAGTGTGGTGGCTGAAGTGGGCGTGCCTGTCTCCGTCTCCCACTTTGACTTGCACGAGGAGATGCTGTGGGTGGGAAGCCATGGG GGCCATGCTACATCATTTTTTGGTCCAGCTTTGGAGCGCTACTCCTCCTTTCAGGTCAATGGCAGTGATGACATTCGGCAGATCCAGAGCCTGGAGAATGGCATCCTTTTTCTGACCAAAAACAATCTCAAGTATATGGCCCGTGGGGGCCTCATTATATTTGATTACCT gttgGATGAGAGTGAGGATATGCACAGCCTCCTACTGACTGAAAGCAGCACTCTGCTTGTTGGTGGGCTGCAGAACCACATATTGGAGATTGACCTTAACACTGTCCAGGAGACTCAGAAG tATGCAGTTGAGACACCTGGAGTCACTATCATGAGACAGACAAATCGCTTCTTCTTCTGTGGCCACACATCTGGCAAG GTTTCCCTGCGAGACCTCCGCACTTTCAAGGTGGAGCATGTGTTTGATGCCTTCTCAGGAAGTCTGTCGGATTTTGATGTGCATGGCAACCTGTTAGCCGCCTGTGGCTTCTCCAGCCGCCTCACTGGCCTGGCCTGTGACCGTTTCCTCAAGGTGTATGATCTTCGAATGATGCGTGCCATCACACCACTTCAAGTACACGTGGATCCTGCCTTCTTACGCTTTATCCCTACGTATACTTCTCGTCTTGCTATTATCTCCCAGTCAG GGCAATGCCAGTTTTGTGAGCCCACAGGCCTGGCCAACCCAGCAGACATCTTTCATGTGAATCCTGTGGGGCCTCTGCTAATGACGTTTGATGTGTCAGCCAGCAAGCAGGCCCTCGCTTTTGGGGATTCTGAGGGCTGTGTGCACCTCTGGACTGATTCCCCTGAGCCTTCTTTCAACCCCTACTCCCGTGAGACCGAATTTGCTTTGCCCTGTCTTGTGGACTCACTGCCTCCTCTGGACTGGAGCCAGGACCTGCTGCCTCTTTCCCTCATCCCTGTCCCGCTCACCACTGACACGCTTCTCTCTGATTGGCCTGCCGCCAACTCCGCTCCAGCTCCCAG GCGAGCACCCCCTGTGGATGCAGAGATTCTGCGCACCATGAAGAAGGTGGGCTTCATTGGCTATGCGCCCAACCCTCGCACAAGGCTACGCAATCAG ATTCCTTACCGACTCAAGGAGTCTGACAGTGAATTTGACAGCTTCAGCCAGGTCACTGAGTCACCGATAGGGCGAGAAGAGGAGCCACATCTCCACATGGTCTCTAAGAAATACCGCAAG GTGACCATCAAATACTCCAAGCTAGGGCTGGAGGACTTTGACTTCAAACACTACAATAAGACGCTGTTTGCCGGATTAGAGCCCCACATCCCCAATGCCTACTGTAACTGCATGATCCAG GTGCTCTATTTCTTGGAGCCTGTTCGCTGTGTAATCCAGAACCACCTTTGCCAGAAGGAGTTCTGCCTGGCATGTGAGCTGGGCTTCCTCTTTCACATGTTGGACCTCTCCCGAGGTGACCCTTGTCAG GGCAGTAATTTTCTCCGGGCGTTCCGCACCATTCCTGAGGCTTCAGCCCTTGGTCTGATTTTGGCTGACTCGGATGAGGCTTCAGGCAAGGGCAACCTGGCCAGGCTCATTCAGAGGTGGAATCGCTTCATTCTCACTCAGCTGCATCAAGATTTGCAGGAGCTGGAAGTACCCCAGGCTTATCGAGGTGCTGGAGGCAG CTTTTGCTCATCGGGGGACTCTGTCATTGGGCAGCTGTTCAGCTGTGAGATGGAAAACTGCAGCCTCTGCCGCTGTGGCAGTGAGACCGTGCGAGCCTCATCCACCCTGCTCTTCACGCTCTCCTACCCTGAGGGTAGCAACAGTG ATAAAACCGGGAAGAACTGTGACTTTGCTCAGGTGCTGAAGCGAAGCATCTGTCTGGAGCAGAATACACAGGCCTGGTGTGACAACTGTGAAAAGTACCAGCCCACG attCAGACCCGCAACATCCGCCACCTGCCAGATATTCTTGTCATCAATTGTGAGGTGAACAGCTTAAAAGAAGCTGATTTCTGGAGAATGCAGGCTGAG GTTGCCTTCAAGATGGCAATAAAGAAGCATGGCGGGGAAATCTCCAAGAACAAGGAGTTTGCTTTGGCTGATTG GAATGAACTAGGGAGTCCAGAGGGCATGCGGATGTGTCCCTCCATTGAGGAGCTGAAGAATGTCTGGCTTCCTTTCTCCATTCGAATGAAGATGACCAAGAACAAAGGGCTGGATGTTTGCAATTGGACTGATGGGGATGAGATGCAG TGGGGCCCAGccagggcagaggaggagcaTGGTGTCTATGTGTATGACCTGATGGCTACTGTGGTACACATCCTGGACTCACGCACAGGGGGCAGCCTGGTGGCTCACATCAAAGTTGGAGAGACCTACCACCAGCGCAAGGAG GGCGTTACCCACCAGCAGTGGTATCTCTTCAATGACTTTCTCATTGAACCTATTGATAAG catGAAGCTGTGCAGTTTGACATGAATTGGAAAGTGCCTGCTATCCTTTATTACATCAAAAGGAATCTTAATTCCAAATACAACCTGAACA TCAAGAACCCTATTGAGGCAAACGTTCTGCTGGCTGAAGCCTCACTAGCACGGAAGCAGCGGAAAACACATACTACCTTTATTCCATTGATGCTTAATGAGATGCCACAGGTTGGGGACCTGGTGGGCCTGGATGCTGAGTTTGTCACCCTTAATGAG GAGGAAGCGGAGCTGCGCAGCGATGGCACCAAGTCAACCATCAAGCCAAGCCAGATGTCAGTAGCAAGGATTACGTGTGTTAGGGGCCAGGGGCCCAATGAGGGTATCCCCTTCATTGATGACTACATCTCTACCCAGGAGCAG GTGGTGGATTACTTGACTCAGTACTCGGGGATAAAGCCAGGAGACCTGGATGCCAAGATTTCCTCTAAGCACCTCACAACTCTAAAGTCTACTTACTTAAAGCTTCGTTTTCTCATAGACATTGGCGTCAAGTTTGTGGGTCATGGTCTGCAGAAGGACTTCCGTGtcatcaacctcatg GTGCCCAAGGACCAGGTCCTTGACACTGTTTATCTATTTCACATGCCCCGAAAACGAATGATTTCCCTGCGATTCCTTGCTTGGTACTTTCTAG ATCTGAAGATTCAAGGGGAGACCCATGACAGTATTGAGGATGCCCGCACAGCCCTTCAGCTTTACCGAAAATATCTGGAGCTAAGCAAAAATGGCACTGAGCCTGAGTCCTTCCACAAAGTGCTGAAGGGCCTTTATGAGAAAGGCCGAAAGATGGACTGGAAGGTGCCTGAGCCTGAGGGCCAGACAAGTCCCAAGA ATGCAGCTGTCTTCTCTTCAGTGCTGGCGCTCTGA